One segment of Onychomys torridus chromosome 3, mOncTor1.1, whole genome shotgun sequence DNA contains the following:
- the LOC118580089 gene encoding cleavage stimulation factor subunit 1-like, whose product MYGTKVGLKDRQQLYKLIISQLLYDGYISIANGLINEIKPQSVCAPSKQLLHLIKLRMGNDDMSVQYAIGRSDTVAPGTGIDLEFDADVQTMSPEASKYETCYVTSHKGPGAVISLCFPPA is encoded by the coding sequence ATGTACGGAACCAAAGTGGGTTTGAAAGACCGCCAGCAGCTCTACAAGCTGATCATTAGCCAGCTGCTCTATGACGGTTACATCAGCATTGCCAATGGCCTCATCAATGAGATCAAGCCCCAGTCGGTGTGCGCACCCTCGAAGCAGCTCCTGCACCTCATCAAACTAAGGATGGGAAATGATGACATGTCGGTCCAGTATGCGATTGGTCGCTCTGATACAGTTGCCCCTGGCACAGGGATTGACCTGGAGTTTGATGCAGATGTCCAGACAATGTCTCCTGAGGCTTCCAAGTATGAAACCTGCTATGTCACTTCCCACAAAGGCCCTGGTGCAGTGATTTCGCTGTGCTTTCCACCAGCTTAG